A genomic window from Nicotiana sylvestris chromosome 11, ASM39365v2, whole genome shotgun sequence includes:
- the LOC138881362 gene encoding uncharacterized protein: MKGVIRFRKKGKLSPRYIGPFEILERVGEVAYRLALPPSLAAVHPVFNVSILRKYHGDLSHVLDFSSVQLDKDLSYVEEPMVMLDRQVRKLRSKNIASMKVQLRGQPIEEATWEIEHDMCSHYPHLFTILGMSLYSFEDKRLF, translated from the coding sequence atgaagggtgttataaggttcagaaagaagggcaagttgagccctaggtatattgggccttttgagattcttgagagggttggagaggtggcttacagacttgcactACCACCTAGTCTAGCTGCTGTTCATCCAGTATTCAATGTTTCTATACTCCGAAAGTACCACGGCGATCTgtctcatgtgttagacttcagctcagtccagttggacaaggatctatcttatgttgaggagccgatGGTTAtgttggacaggcaggttcgaaagttgaggtcgaagaacatTGCTTCAATGAAGGTTCAGTTGAGGGGTCAACCAattgaggaggcgacttgggagatcgAGCATGATATGTGTagccattatcctcatctttttaccattttaggtatgtctctatactcgttcgaggacaaacgtttgttttaA